A window of the Microtus pennsylvanicus isolate mMicPen1 chromosome 4, mMicPen1.hap1, whole genome shotgun sequence genome harbors these coding sequences:
- the Apc gene encoding adenomatous polyposis coli protein isoform X4 produces MAAASYDQLLKQVEALKMENSNLRQELEDNSNHLTKLETEASNMKEVLKQLQGSIEDETMTSSGQIDLLERLKEFNLDSNFPGVKLRSKMSLRSYGSREGSVSSRSGECSPVPMGSFPRRAFVNGSRESTGYLEELEKERSLLLADLDKEEKEKDWYYAQLQNLTKRIDSLPLTENFSLQTDMTRRQLEYEARQIRAAMEEQLGTCQDMEKRAQRRIARIQQIEKDILRVRQLLQSQAAEAERSSQNKHESASHEVERQHDGQGMAENNMATSSTSQSPATRMDHETASVLSSSSTHSAPRRLTSHLGTKVEMVYSLLSMLGTHDKDDMSRTLLAMSSSQDSCISMRQSGCLPLLIQLLHGNDKDSVLLGNSRGSKEARARASAALHNIIHSQPDDKRGRREIRVLHLLEQIRAYCETCWEWQEAHEQGMDQDKNPMPAPVEHQICPAVCVLMKLSFDEEHRHAMNELGGLQAIAELLQVDCEMYGLTNDHYSITLRRYAGMALTNLTFGDVANKATLCSMKGCMRALVAQLKSESEDLQQVIASVLRNLSWRADVNSKKTLREVGSVKALMECALEVKKESTLKSVLSALWNLSAHCTENKADICAVDGALAFLVGTLTYRSQTNTLAIIESGGGILRNVSSLIATNEDHRQILRENNCLQTLLQHLKSHSLTIVSNACGTLWNLSARNPKDQEALWDMGAVSMLKNLIHSKHKMIAMGSAAALRNLMANRPAKYKDANIMSPGSSLPSLHVRKQKALEAELDAQHLSETFDNIDNLSPKASHRSKQRHKPNLYGDYVFDTNRHDDNRADNFNTGNMTVLSPYLNTTVLPSSSSSRGSLDSSRSEKDRSLERERGIGLSTYHSTTENPGTSSKRGLQISSTAAQIAKVMEEVSAIHTSQEDRSSGSTTEFHCVTDERNAARRSSASHTHSNTYNFTKSENSNRTCSMPYAKVEYKRSSNDSLNSVNSSDGYGKRGQMKPSVESYSEDDESKFCSYGQYPADLAHKIHSANHMDDNDGELDTPINYSLKYSDEQLNSGRQSPSQNERWARPKHVIEDEIKQNEQRQPRSQNSSYPVYPENTDDKHLKFQPHFGQQECVSPYRSRGTSGSETNRMGSSHAINQNVNQSLCQEDDYEDDKPTNYSERYSEEEQHEEEERPTNYSIKYNEEKHHVDQPIDYSLKYATDISSSQKPSFPFSKNSSAQSTKTEHLSPSSENTSTPSSNAKRQNQLHPSSAQRNGQAQKGNTCKVPSINQETMQTYCVEDTPICFSRCSSLSSLSSAEDEIGCDPTTQQADSANTLQIAEIKEDDGTPSAEDPASEVPAVSQNARTKPSRLQASGLSSESARHKAVEFSSGAKSPSKSGAQTPKSPPEHYVQETPLVFSRCTSVSSLDSFESRSIASSVQSEPCSGMVSGIISPSDLPDSPGQTMPPSRSKTPPPPPQTVQTKREVPKTKAPAAEKRESGPKQTAVNAAVQRIQVLPDADTLLHFATESTPDGFSCSSSLSALSLDEPFIQKDVELRIMPPVQENDNGNETEPEQPEESNENQEKEVENPDSEKDLLDDSDDDDIEILEECIISAMPTKSSRKAKKLAQTASKLPPPVARKPSQLPVYKLLPSQNRLQTQKHVSFTPGDDMPRVYCVEGTPINFSTATSLSDLTIESPPNELAAGDGIRAGTQSGEFEKRDTIPTEGRCSDEAQRGNISSVIKPDLDDTKAEEGDILAECINSAMPKGKSHKPFRVKKIMDQVQQASVTSSGTNKNQLDTKKKKPTSPVKPMPQNTEYRTQMRKNTDSKVNVNAEETFSDSKDSKKQSLKNTPKDFSEKLPNNEDRVRGSFAFDSPHPYTPIEGTPYCFSRNDSLSSLDFDDDDVDLSREKAELRKGKENKDSEAKGICHTEPASSQQSASKSQANTKHSVNRGQSKPGLQKQPTFPQASKDLPDRGAATDEKLQNFAIENTPVCFSRNSSLSSLSDIDQENNNNKENEPIKEAEPTNAQGEPSKPQASGYAPKSFHVEDTPVCFSRNSSLSSLSIDSEDDLLQECISSAMPKKKRPSRLKGDSGKQSPRNMGGILAEDLTLDLKDIQRPDSEHGLSPDSENFDWKAIQEGANSIVSSLHQAAAAACLSRQASSDSDSILSLKSGISLGSPFHLTPDQEEKPFTSNKGPRILKPGEKSTLEAKKIESENKGIKGGKKVYKSLITGKIRSNSEISSQMKQPLPTSMPSISRGRTMIHIPGVRNSSSSTSPVSKKGPPLKTPATKSPGEAPAATTSPRGTKPSVKSELSPITRQTSQISGSNKGPSRSGSRDSTPSRPTQQPLSRPLQSPGRNSISPGRNGISPPNKLSQLPRTSSPSTASTKSSGSGKMSYTSPGRQMSQQNLTKQAGLPKNASSIPRSESASKGLNQMSNGNGSNKKVELSRMSSTKSSGSESDRSERPALVRQSTFIKEAPSPTLRRKLEESASFESLSPSSRPDSPTRSQAQTPVLSPSLPDMSLSTHPSVQAGGWRKLPPNLSPTIEYSDGRPGKRHDITRSHSESPSRLPINRAGTWKREHSKHSSSLPRVSTWRRTGSSSSILSASSESSEKAKSEDEKHVNSVPGPRQAKENQVPTKGTWRKIKESEISPTNMVSQTASSGAAHGAESKTLIYQMAPAVSKTEDVWVRIEDCPINNPRSGRSPTGNTPPVIDSVSEKGNPSIKDAKDSQGKQSVSSGSPVLTAGLENRLNSFIQVDAPEQKGTEAKPGQSSSVPAAEPSETCVVERTPFSSSSSSKHSSPSGTVAARVSPFNYNPSPRKSSADGTSARPSQIPTPVSNNTKKRDSKTDSTESSGAQSPKRHSGSYLVTSV; encoded by the exons TATGCTCAACTTCAGAACCTCACGAAAAGAATAGATAGTCTGCCTTTAACTGAAAAC TTTTCCCTACAAACAGATATGACAAGAAGGCAACTGGAATATGAAGCAAGGCAGATCAGGGCTGCAATGGAGGAGCAGCTTGGCACCTGCCAGGACATGGAGAAGCGAGCACAG cGAAGAATAGCCAGAATTCAGCAAATAGAAAAGGACATACTTCGTGTACGACAGCTTTTACAGTCCCAAGCAGCTGAAGCAGAG AGGTCTTCTCAGAACAAGCATGAATCTGCCTCCCATGAAGTTGAACGGCAGCATGACGGTCAAGGAATGGCAGAAAACAACATGGCAACTTCTAGTACCAGCCAG AGTCCAGCTACACGAATGGATCATGAGACAGCCAGTGTTCTGAGTTCTAGCAGCACACACTCTGCTCCTCGAAGGCTGACGAGTCATCTGGGGACCAAG GTGGAAATGGTGTATTCATTGTTGTCAATGCTTGGTACCCATGATAAGGACGATATGTCACGAACTTTGCTAGCTATGTCTAGCTCCCAAGACAGCTGTATATCCATGCGGCAGTCTGGATGTCTTCCTCTCCTCATCCAGCTTTTACATGGCAATGACAAAGACTCTGTATTGTTGGGAAATTCCCGGGGCAGTAAAGAGGCTCGGGCCAGGGCCAGTGCAGCTCTCCACAACATCATTCACTCACAGCCTGACGACAAGAGAGGCAGGCGTGAAATCCGAGTCCTTCATCTTTTGGAACAGATACGAGCTTACTGTGAAACCTGTTGGGAGTGGCAGGAAGCCCATGAACAAGGCATGGACCAGGACAAAAATCCAA tgcCAGCTCCTGTTGAACATCAAatctgtcctgctgtgtgtgttctcatgAAGCTTTCATTTGATGAAGAACATAGACATGCAATGAATGAACTTG GGGGACTGCAGGCCATTGCAGAGTTGTTACAGGTGGACTGTGAGATGTATGGGCTTACTAATGACCACTACAGTATTACTTTAAGACGGTATGCTGGAATGGCTTTGACAAACTTGACCTTTGGAGATGTTGCCAACAAG GCTACGCTGTGTTCTATGAAAGGCTGCATGAGAGCACTCGTGGCCCAGCTGAAATCTGAAAGTGAAGACTTACAGCAG GTTATTGCAAGTGTTTTGAGGAATTTGTCTTGGCGAGCAGATGTAAATAGTAAAAAGACATTGCGAGAAGTTGGAAGTGTGAAAGCATTGATGGAATGTGCTTTGGAAGTTAAAAAG GAATCAACCCTCAAAAGTGTCTTGAGTGCCTTATGGAATCTGTCCGCACACTGCACTGAGAATAAAGCTGACATCTGTGCCGTGGACGGAGCACTTGCATTTTTGGTTGGCACTCTCACTTACCGAAGCCAGACAAATACGTTAGCCATCATTGAAAGTGGAGGTGGGATATTACGAAATGTGTCCAGCTTGATAGCTACAAATGAAGACCACAG GCAAATCCTAAGAGAGAACAATTGCCTACAGACTTTATTACAGCACTTGAAATCTCACAGCTTGACAATAGTCAGTAATGCTTGTGGAACTCTGTGGAATCTCTCAGCAAGAAATCCTAAAGACCAGGAAGCTTTATGGGACATGGGGGCAGTGAGCATGCTCAAGAACCTCATTCATTCAAAGCACAAAATGATTGCTATGGGAAGTGCTGCAGCTTTAAGGAACCTCATGGCAAACAGACCTGCAAAGTATAAGGATGCCAATATTATGTCACCTGGGTCAAGTTTGCCATCTCTTCATGTTAGGAAGCAAAAGGCCCTAGAAGCAGAGTTAGATGCTCAGCATTTATCAGAAACCTTTGACAATATTGACAACTTAAGTCCCAAGGCATCTCATCGTAGCAAGCAGAGACACAAGCCAAATCTTTATGGTGACTATGTTTTTGACACCAATCGACATGATGATAATAGGGCAGACAATTTTAATACTGGGAACATGACTGTTCTTTCACCATATTTAAATACTACAGTATTGCCGAGCTCTTCTTCATCGAGGGGAAGTTTAGACAGTTCTCGTTCTGAAAAAGACAGAAGTTTAGAGAGAGAGCGAGGTATTGGCCTCAGCACTTACCATTCAACAACAGAAAATCCAGGAACCTCTTCGAAACGAGGTTTGCAGATCTCTAGCACTGCAGCCCAGATTGCCAAAGTTATGGAAGAAGTATCAGCCATTCACACCTCCCAGGAAGACAGGAGTTCCGGCTCTACCACCGAATTCCATTGTGTGACGGATGAGAGGAATGCAGCACGGAGAAGCTCTGCTTCCCatacacattcaaacacatacaACTTCACTAAATCGGAAAATTCAAATAGGACATGCTCTATGCCTTATGCCAAAGTGGAGTATAAGAGATCTTCCAATGACAGTTTAAATAGTGTCAACAGTAGTGATGGCTACGGTAAAAGAGGTCAGATGAAGCCCTCCGTCGAGTCCTATTCTGAAGATGATGAAAGTAAGTTTTGCAGTTATGGTCAGTATCCAGCTGACCTAGCCCATAAGATACATAGTGCAAATCATATGGATGATAATGATGGAGAACTGGACACACCAATAAATTACAGTCTTAAATACTCAGATGAGCAGTTGAACTCTGGAAGGCAGAGTCCCTCACAGAATGAAAGATGGGCAAGACCGAAGCATGTAATAGAAGATGAGATAAAGCAGAACGAGCAAAGACAGCCCAGAAGCCAAAACTCCAGTTATCCTGTCTATCCTGAGAACACGGATGATAAACACCTCAAGTTCCAACCACATTTTGGACAACAGGAATGTGTTTCCCCATATAGGTCTAGGGGAACCAGTGGGTCAGAAACAAATCGAATGGGTTCTAGTCATGCAATTAATCAAAATGTAAACCAGTCTTTGTGTCAGGAAGATGACTATGAGGATGATAAGCCTACCAACTACAGTGAGCGTTATTCAGAGGAAGAACAacatgaagaagaggagagaccAACAAACTATAGTATAAAATATAACGAAGAAAAACATCATGTGGATCAGCCTATTGATTATAGTCTAAAATACGCCACTGacatctcttcctcccagaaaCCATCGTTTCCATTCTCAAAGAACTCATCAGCACAAAGCACCAAAACTGAACATCTCTCTCCAAGCAGCGAGAACACATCCACACCTTCATCTAATGCCAAAAGGCAGAATCAGCTACATCCAAGTTCAGCACAGAGAAATGGTCAGGCTCAAAAAGGGAACACTTGCAAAGTCCCCTCCATCAACCAAGAAACTATGCAGACTTACTGTGTAGAAGACACCCCCATTTGTTTCTCAAGGTGCAGTTCCTTATCATCTCTGTCATCAGCTGAAGATGAAATAGGATGTGATCCGACAACACAGCAGGCAGATTCTGCGAACACTCTGCAGATAGCAGAAATAAAGGAGGACGATGGAACTCCATCAGCTGAAGATCCTGCGAGCGAAGTTCCAGCAGTGTCCCAGAACGCCAGAACCAAACCTAGCCGACTCCAGGCTTCTGGCTTATCTTCAGAATCAGCCAGGCATAAGGCTGTTGAATTTTCTTCAGGGGCCAAGTCTCCCTCCAAAAGTGGTGCTCAGACGCCCAAAAGTCCCCCCGAACACTATGTCCAGGAGACCCCACTTGTGTTCAGCCGCTGCACTTCTGTCAGCTCACTTGACAGTTTTGAGAGTCGCTCCATTGCTAGCTCTGTTCAGAGTGAGCCTTGCAGTGGAATGGTGAGTGGCATTATCAGTCCCAGTGACCTTCCAGATAGCCCTGGCCAGACCATGCCACCAAGCAGAAGCaaaactcctcctcctcctccccagacaGTCCAGACCAAGAGAGAGGTGCCAAAAACGAAAGCACCTGCCGCGGAGAAGAGGGAGAGTGGCCCTAAGCAGACTGCTGTGAATGCTGCGGTCCAGAGGATCCAGGTCCTTCCAGATGCTGATACTTTGCTGCACTTTGCCACAGAAAGTACTCCAGATGGGTTTTCCTGTTCATCCAGCCTGAGCGCACTGAGCCTGGATGAGCCATTTATACAGAAGGACGTGGAATTAAGAATAATGCCCCCAGTTCAGGAAAATGACAATGGGAATGAAACCGAGCCAGAGCAGCCTGAAGAGTCCAATGAAAATCAGGAGAAAGAGGTAGAAAATCCTGATTCTGAAAAAGACCTATTAGATGATTCAGATGACGATGATATTGAAATATTAGAAGAGTGCATTATCTCAGCCATGCCAACAAAGTCATCACGCAAAGCCAAAAAGCTAGCCCAGACTGCTTCAAAATTACCTCCACCTGTGGCAAGGAAGCCAAGTCAGCTGCCTGTGTACAAACTTCTGCCATCACAAAACAGACTGCAGACACAAAAGCATGTTAGCTTCACACCAGGAGATGATATGCCCCGCGTGTACTGTGTAGAAGGGACACCTATAAACTTTTCCACGGCGACATCTCTAAGTGATCTGACAATAGAATCCCCTCCAAATGAGTTGGCTGCTGGTGACGGAATTAGAGCAGGTACACAGTCAGGCGAATTTGAAAAACGAGATACTATTCCTACAGAGGGCAGATGTTCAGATGAAGCTCAGAGGGGGAACATCTCATCTGTAATTAAGCCAGACCTGGATGACACTAAAGCAGAGGAAGGAGATATTCTTGCAGAATGTATCAATTCTGCTATGCCCAAAGGAAAAAGCCACAAGCCTTTCCGAGTGAAAAAGATAATGGACCAGGTCCAACAAGCATCAGTGACTTCATCTGGAACTAACAAAAATCAATTAGACACTAAGAAAAAGAAGCCGACTTCACCAGTAAAGCCCATGCCACAAAATACAGAATATAGAACACAAATGAGGAAGAATACAGACTCAAAAGTTAACGTAAATGCTGAAGAAACTTTCTCAGACAGCAAAGACTCAAAGAAACAGAGCTTGAAAAACACCCCCAAGGACTTCAGTGAGAAGCTGCCGAACAACGAAGACAGAGTCCGCGGAAGCTTTGCCTTTGATTCACCGCATCCTTACACCCCTATTGAAGGAACTCCTTACTGCTTTTCACGAAATGATTCTTTGAGCTCTCTAGATTTTGATGATGACGATGTTGACCTGTCCAGGGAAAAGGCTGAgttaagaaaggggaaagaaaataagGATTCAGAAGCCAAAGGTATCTGCCACACAGAACCAGCCTCAAGCCAACAGTCAGCTAGTAAGTCACAAGCTAATACAAAACATTCAGTAAACAGGGGACAGTCCAAACCAGGGCTTCAGAAACAACCCACTTTCCCCCAGGCCTCCAAAGACTTGCCAGATAGGGGGGCAGCAACGGATGAAAAATTGCAGAATTTTGCTATTGAAAATACTCCAGTTTGCTTTTCTCGAAATTCCTCTCTGAGTTCCCTTAGTGACATTGaccaagaaaacaacaataacaaagaaaacgAACCAATCAAAGAAGCTGAACCTACTAATGCACAGGGGGAACCAAGTAAGCCTCAGGCATCTGGGTATGCGCCCAAGTCATTTCATGTTGAGGATACCCCTGTCTGCTTCTCAAGAAACAGTTCTCTCAGCTCTCTGAGCATCGATTCTGAAGATGACCTGTTGCAGGAGTGCATCAGTTCTGCAATGCCGAAAAAGAAAAGACCTTCAAGACTCAAGGGTGATAGTGGAAAGCAGAGTCCCAGAAACATGGGAGGCATATTAGCTGAAGATCTGACCCTTGACTTGAAAGATATACAGAGGCCAGATTCAGAACACGGCTTATCTCCTGATTCAGAGAATTTTGACTGGAAAGCTATTCAAGAAGGTGCGAACTCCATAGTGAGTAGTTTGcaccaggctgctgctgctgcatgttTATCTCGACAGGCTTCGTCCGATTCAGATTCCATCCTCTCGCTCAAGTCAGGCATTTCCCTGGGCTCACCCTTTCATCTCACACCTGATCAAGAGGAAAAACCCTTCACAAGTAATAAAGGCCCACGAATTCTCAAACCGGGGGAGAAAAGCACATTAGAAGCAAAAAAGATAGAATCTGAGAATAAAGGAATCAAAGGTGGAAAAAAGGTTTATAAAAGTTTGATTACTGGAAAGATTCGATCTAATTCAGAAATTTCCAGCCAAATGAAACAGCCCCTCCCGACAAGCATGCCCTCGATCTCAAGAGGCAGGACCATGATTCACATCCCCGGGGTTCGGAACAGCTCCTCAAGTACAAGCCCTGTTTCTAAAAAGGGCCCACCCCTCAAGACTCCAGCCACCAAAAGCCCTGGCGAAGCTCCGGCAGCCACCACTTCTCCTAGAGGAACCAAGCCATCAGTAAAATCAGAGCTGAGCCCTATTACCAGGCAGACTTCCCAAATTAGTGGGTCAAATAAGGGGCCTTCAAGATCAGGATCTAGAGACTCCACTCCCTCAAGGCCTACACAGCAACCATTAAGTAGGCCACTGCAGTCTCCAGGGCGAAACTCGATCTCCCCTGGTAGAAATGGAATAAGCCCTCCTAACAAACTGTCTCAGCTGCCCAGAACATCGTCTCCGAGCACTGCTTCAACCAAGTCCTCAGGCTCGGGGAAAATGTCCTATACATCCCCCGGCAGACAGATGAGCCAACAAAACCTTACCAAACAAGCAGGCTTACCCAAGAATGCCAGTAGTATCCCAAGAAGCGAGTCCGCATCTAAAGGGCTGAACCAGATGAGCAACGGCAATGGGTCCAATAAGAAGGTAGAACTTTCTAGAATGTCTTCAACTAAGTCAAGTGGAAGTGAGTCAGATAGATCAGAAAGGCCTGCGCTAGTACGCCAGTCTACTTTCATCAAAGAAGCCCCAAGCCCGACCCTAAGGAGGAAACTGGAGGAATCTGCCTCATTTGAatccctttctccatcttctaGACCAGATTCTCCCACCAGGTCCCAGGCACAGACCCCAGTTTTAAGTCCCTCCCTTCCTGATATGTCTCTGAGCACACATCCGTCTGTTCAGGCTGGTGGATGGCGAAAGCTCCCGCCTAATCTCAGCCCCACTATTGAGTATAGTGATGGAAGACCAGGAAAGCGCCACGATATCACACGCTCCCATTCCGAAAGTCCTTCCAGACTGCCAATCAAccgggcaggaacctggaagcgaGAGCATAGCAAACACTCCTCATCCCTCCCTCGAGTGAGCACTTGGAGAAGAACTGGAAGCTCATCTTCTATTCTTTCCGCCTCATCAGAGTCCAGTGAAAAAGCAAAGAGTGAGGATGAAAAGCATGTGAACTCCGTGCCAGGACCCAGACAAGCGAAAGAGAACCAGGTACCCACAAAGGGCACATGGAGGAAAATCAAAGAAAGTGAAATATCTCCCACAAACATGGTTTCTCAGACCGCTTCCTCAGGTGCTGCCCATGGTGCTGAATCAAAGACTCTGATTTATCAGATGGCACCTGCTGTTTCTAAAACAGAGGACGTGTGGGTGAGAATTGAAGACTGTCCCATTAACAACCCTCGGTCTGGAAGGTCTCCCACAGGTAACACCCCTCCAGTGATTGACAGTGTTTCAGAAAAGGGAAATCCAAGCATTAAAGATGCAAAAGACAGCCAGGGAAAGCAGAGTGTGAGCAGCGGAAGTCCTGTGCTCACCGCGGGCCTAGAGAACCGCCTGAACTCCTTTATTCAGGTGGACGCCCCAGAGCAGAAGGGAACGGAGGCGAAGCCTGGACAGAGCAGCTCTGTGCCTGCAGCAGAGCCCAGTGAGACGTGTGTGGTCGAGCGCACCCCTTTCAGTTCAAGCAGCTCCAGCAAACACAGCTCACCTAGTGGGACTGTTGCTGCCCGAGTGTCGCCTTTTAATTACAACCCGAGCCCTCGGAAAAGCAGTGCAGATGGCACGTCAGCCCGGCCCTCGCAGATCCCAACGCCGGTGAGCAACAACACCAAGAAGCGGGATTCAAAGACTGACAGCACAGAATCCAGTGGAGCCCAAAGTCCTAAGCGCCATTCTGGGTCTTACCTCGTGACATCTGTTTAA